CTGTAGAGGGGAACCTAACTGCATAGATTCGGGCGTCTGTAGGAGAGAGGCCCTAGGTGTCCCTAAGGGGCAGAGATACGAGCTCTGCGTCGCCGTTCACGCAGAGCAGAACGCCATAATAAACGGTGACCCAGATAAAATGGCTGGAGGTATAATATATATCGCAGGTTTTAACGTCTCCGATGGTTCTCTCGCTGAAGGTGACCCCTGTATGCTTTGCAGGAGAATGATCAAAAACGCGAGAATAGAGACAGTTATATGCCTTAAAGCCGATGGTTCCATCTCCAATATGGTGGTCCGAGAGATGGCAGAACCGTTGAATTAAACTATAATTGGAGGTTTTGTTGAATGTCTATATCAAGAGATGACGCATTGGTTTTGATTAGAGAACATAACGAAGAGGAAGGTCACATAAGGCATGCTCTGGCCGTAGAGGCCTGTATGAGGTATTTTGCCCTTAAATTCGATCAGGATCCTGATCTGTGGGGACTTGCCGGCTTAGTTCACGATTTGGACTGGGAGGAGGTATCCTCCTGTCCAGAGAATCACACAAAGGTGGCTGCCTCTATTCTGGAGGATAAAGGGTATCCTGATGAAATTATAAGGGCTGTGAGGGCCCATGGATGGGGGATATGTTCGGACGTCGAACCGATTTCCCCTATGGAAAAGACCCTCTTTTCCGTCGATGAGCTTACTGGGCTCGTAATGACTACCGCATTGGTTCGCCCAAGCAAATCCCTGTCCGATCTTACGGTAAAGTCGGTAAAGAAGAAGTGGAACGACAAGAGGTTTGCCGCAGGAGTCGATAGACAGTTGATCGAAAAAGGCGCCGATATGATGGGGATCGAGCTATCTGACCTGATTTCCGGGGTAATAGAGGCAATGAGGCCTGTCCAGAGAGATTTGGGACTGGAGGAACTTCTATAAGATCGGACGTGAAGAGATGGAAAAAATAAAGGTGATACTTGCGGACGATCACCCTTTGACCAGACAGGGATTGAAGGCGTATCTTCAGAGGGAGAGCGGAATTGAGCTTATAGGAGAGGCTGCGGACGGCAAAGAGGCCTGGGATATTATAGAAAAACTGGTTCCCGATGTGGCCCTTCTTGATATAAGGATGCCCTGCGAGGACGGCATATCCCTTGCCAGAAAGATCAAGGAAACTGGACTTCCTGTGCGATCGGTTATGCTCACCTCCTACGACTCTCAGCAATATGTTCTCGCCTCGTTGAGGGCGGGTGCTAAAGGTTTTGTCCTTAAGACGACCTCTCCTGAGGCTTTGGCCAAAGCGATCCAGACCGTAATGTCCGGTGGCCTCTATCTGGATAGCGAGGTGGCGTCGGCAGTAGGGCAGGACCCTCACCTTGAGGACCTCTCTCCTAGAGAGAGAGAGGTCCTGCTGTGCGCCGCTAAGGGCCTGTCCAGCAAAGAGGTAGCCTCTGAGCTATACATAAGCGAAAGAACCGTCCAGACCCATCTGGCGTCTATATATGACAAACTTGGAGCTCACAACAAGACCGAAGCCATGCTTCTTGCCCTAAAAACCGGCGTATTAACCTTAGAGGAACTCATAGAATGAATTGGTTGAAGGCTCCTTTTAGGTGGAGTCTCTCAAAGATATTTCTCCTTGCGGTGCTTCTCCCCGCTGTAGCGGTGGTGGTCACAGCAGGGATAGGGATATATCATCACGATAAGGCCATGTCCAGGGTGATGTCCTCATACGTAGAAAACCTTGCGGAGAGCGTAGCTTCCAGGGTTAACGCTCAAGATCCCCGTTGGGATCTTCCGATACCGGTGATCGGTCTTCTAAGGCAACTTCAGATATTTGAATGGGGACCGTCTCTTCCCGGCTGGATAGCTGTGGTCGATGTGGACGGAAAGGTTCTGTTAGCCTCTCCGGGAGCTGAGAGCACCCTCAAAAAACTCTGGATAGAGGGTATACCCGTGGGGAAAGCGGTTCAGCTAGCGGACTCGGACGGGGATAAATATACCGTCGCTGTGTGGCCAGCTTCGTCGACCTTTGTAGTTGCCGCCGTAGGTTGGAGTCAGTTGATAGGTCCTATGGTCCAGGCTACTAGATTGTGGGCTCTCCTTATGGCTGTCATAGCTGTGGCCGCGGTAACCTCGGGATTTTTATTGTGGTACTGGGTAGTAAGTCCGTTGAAAAACCTCTCCGATGAGATCTCCAGGTTGAACTGGGGGTGCGATATACCGAAGATGCCTCAGACTCCCTCGGTGGTTGAGCTGGAGGGCCTCAGAGAGGTTCTCTGTCGTCTTTCCGCGGCGGCAAGGGAAAAGGTCGAGCTATGGAATCGCTACCTTCAGGACGTGGTTAGAGTTCAGGAGGGGGAGAAATCGAGAATCGCCAGAGATCTCCACGATGGACCTGTGCAGGAGATAACCGCCTTGATACAGAGGCTCAAGCTAGCCTCTCTCGATCCCCCCGAAGCTGTCGAAGGACATCTAAGACTGGCGGAGGATATCGGAAGGGATACGGTTAAACAGTTGAGAGAGCTCTGTACTCAACTGTCTCCCCCTTGGCTGGATCTGGGTTTGAAACACTCATTGGACGAATTAGGGGACAGACTTTCCAGATACCTTGATATCTCCATTAACGTGGAGGTGGATGAAAAGGTATCCGATTATCCCGATATGACCTTGGCTTTTTTTCGAATAGCCCAGGAAGCTATTCACAACGCCGTTAGACATGGCGGGGCGGATATTGTCGATCTGGTGGTCCAGAAAGACAAGGGCGGTACGATTCTCAGCGTCAAAGACAACGGATCGGGCTTCGATTTTTCCGGAGATCTTGAGTCCTATAGATGTTCTGGTCATAGAGGACTTCTCAATATGAACGAGAGGATCAACCTTATCGGAGGCAATATGAAAATTATATCATCTCCGGGCAACGGGTGTGCCCTTATGTTTCTAGTTTCTGATAGATAAAGGGCTTGTGGTATGATTGACTGAGGGTAATGCACACACTAACTTCGGGAGGTGTTTTGAATGAGGCTTAAGATATTAGGCGCAGCAGGAGAGGTAACTGGCTCTAACTATATGTTGGAGGTAGGATCCAAAAGGGTGCTGATAGACTGCGGTCTCCACCAGGGAAGGGATGAAGAGGCGAGAAATCGAGAGCCATTCCACTTTGACCCTACCAGCGTGGATGCGGTGATCCTTACCCATGCCCATATTGACCACACCGGCAGGGTCCCTCTTCTCGTAAAGCAGGGTTTTAAAGGACGTATACTGGCGACACTTCCCACGGTTGAATTGACGGAGGTTCTGTGGAGGGATTCTGCTAGGCTTATGAGAGAAGAAGCTGAGTGGAAGACAAAGAAGAACTTCCGAAAAGGGCTTCCTGAGGTGCTCCCTCTTTTTGAGGATGAAGACGTCACCACCGCTCTGAATTTCCTATCTCCCGCTACCTATGACGATAAAGTCGACGTCGTGCCAGGTCTCACCGTCAGATTCAGGGATGCAGGGCACATAATGGGAAGTTCTATACTTGAGATATGGCTGACGGAAGGGGAACAGAACGTAAAGATCGTTTTCAGCGGAGACCTCGGTCCCCAGAAAACCGTTATGGAGAGAAATCCGGCGGCTATAACCGGCGCTGACTATGTGGTCATAGAGTCTACCTACGGAGACAGGGAGCATAAGACCAACGAGGAGAGTCGAGAGGAATTTCAATCTTTGATGGGGGAAATTCTGCCTGGTAAAGGTAAGGTTTTTATTCCGACATTCGTCGTAGATAGGGCCCAAAGGGTTATGTACGAGCTTATGTTGCTTCAGGATCAGGGATTAGCTGCTGATCTTCCCATCTACTTCGATTCTCCTATGGGGGTCAAGGCCACCAAAATTTACGAAGAACATCTGGATCTTTGCTCCAGCGAGATTCAAGAATATCGCCACAGCGGGAGACATCCGTTCTCCCCTGATAGGTTGAAGTACGTTTCAGGTGTCGAAGAATCACAGGCTATAAACGATGTGGATAACGGTATAGTGCTGGCCGGAAGCGGCATGTGTAACGGAGGACGAATCGTCCATCACCTTAAGCACGGTATATGGAATCCCGAAAATCACGTGGTCTTTGTGGGATATCAGGCGGTAGGAACCCTTGGCCGTCGTCTTGTTGATGGTCAGAAAAAACTGCGTATAGCCGGTGAGGACGTTACTGTGAGGGCCCAGCTCCACACGATCAACGGTTTCTCCGCCCACGCTGATCGCCGAGACCTTCTGACCTGGGCTGATAACTTCTCCAAAAGCGCACCGACCTTTCTCGTCACCCATGGAGAGCCTAAAGCGGCAAACTCCCTAGCCGGAGCTCTGAAGGAAGCGGGATTTCAGGCAATAGTCCCTGCGGTCGATCAGGAGTTTGAGTTGACCTCCAGCGAGAAGGAGAGGGTCTCTAGGATCATAGTCTCCTCTCCTCAGAGGGATGTCGCAAGCTACGTCGATCTCGCCAGGGTCTTAGACGAAATATCTCTCTCTGTAAACAGGCTCAGCGACTCTGCCCCTAAAATAACCAACGTAGAACAGGCTCTTCCCCTTTTGAAGTCCGCTAAGATATTGTTGGATACGGTCACCAATCAGGCTAAATATTGACACAATCCCATAAATCGAAGAGCTGGTGATGGCCCGCTCTTCGATTTATGCTAATATACGGCAATACCTAAACGAGAGGGATGTAGTATGACCATGAATAAGAAGGCCACTTCCTGGTTTTGCACCATAACTTTAGGGCTATCGGTATTGGTGGCCTTCGTCTTTTTTGCCATGCCTGAAGAAGCTAAATCCCCTTTAGACTGTCTTCCAAGACCTGCCGGTGGCTCGGCTTACTTCTTGTTTGACGGTGCAGGAAAGCTTATCCCTATGGAGTTAACAAAGGAAATTCACGGTCCTGTCGGTATCGCACTGAAGTTGATATCCAGATCAGAGAAAGCGGCTTTCCTCGTGGATTTTTCCAGAGATGAGGACTTTTACGGATCCCTCGCCTTTCCTCGAGATGTTGTCAAACACCTTAAAAACGGCAATATCCCGCCTGAATGGAAGTCCGTTTTAGGAGGAGCGAACATCTCCTCGGTGGATTGTGACGATTTTGGCTGTCTTAGAATCTCCGGTGCTTTTTCACTGAAACCAATTTTTTCCCTGGTAGAAGGAGACCTGGTTTTCCTAGCCTCATCTCCAGAGGGACTTAAAACTATGCTTAGGGCAATGTCTTTGAGGATAGAGCCTTATCCTTCATACAGGGGGTTAGAGCCTAAATGGGATGGTCATATGACACTGGACCTTAGAGGACTCGATAGAACCTGGAAGGGGCTTAGGGCGGAGTTTAAAAAAGCGGTTTTACACTGTGCCTGGAACGATGGCCCAGACGGAGGAGCCTTAAAATGGAGGTTCGATGGCCTTGAGGATCTGGTCCCCTCTTTCACTCCGAGATACTGGGGTGAAGTCCCCCAGTTACCCGACCCGCTGGGGTCGGTTATAGGTATTTCCGACTTGACTGGTCTGGCCGATTATATCCCTGAGAGCTTGAAGGGGCCGTTGATTTTGGCCTCCGGTGGAACCGGTTCTATCCTGTCTGTGCCTCTTTCGGGAGTCTGTTTTGCCACTCTTGATGTCTCTGCTCTCGGATTTTTAGGCGAGCCTACGGAGATAAGCTGGGAGGGATACACATTAAAACCTTTTTCCTCCGATTGGGATCAAGGTTGGTTTACCTCCTCACCTGCGACGATAACCCTATCTCGTTCGGAGATCGGTGCCGCCTTAGGGATTGTGGATAAAAGGTCCTTGAAATATCCTGACCTGTCCTATTTTAACGAAATGCTTCCATCGGGATGGAAGCACAGCTTTGTC
The uncultured Dethiosulfovibrio sp. genome window above contains:
- a CDS encoding cytidine deaminase, encoding MGKDRPDWDSYFIKIAQTVAERSTCLRRRYGAVIVKDHVIISTGYNGACRGEPNCIDSGVCRREALGVPKGQRYELCVAVHAEQNAIINGDPDKMAGGIIYIAGFNVSDGSLAEGDPCMLCRRMIKNARIETVICLKADGSISNMVVREMAEPLN
- a CDS encoding HDIG domain-containing metalloprotein; its protein translation is MSISRDDALVLIREHNEEEGHIRHALAVEACMRYFALKFDQDPDLWGLAGLVHDLDWEEVSSCPENHTKVAASILEDKGYPDEIIRAVRAHGWGICSDVEPISPMEKTLFSVDELTGLVMTTALVRPSKSLSDLTVKSVKKKWNDKRFAAGVDRQLIEKGADMMGIELSDLISGVIEAMRPVQRDLGLEELL
- a CDS encoding response regulator transcription factor, which produces MEKIKVILADDHPLTRQGLKAYLQRESGIELIGEAADGKEAWDIIEKLVPDVALLDIRMPCEDGISLARKIKETGLPVRSVMLTSYDSQQYVLASLRAGAKGFVLKTTSPEALAKAIQTVMSGGLYLDSEVASAVGQDPHLEDLSPREREVLLCAAKGLSSKEVASELYISERTVQTHLASIYDKLGAHNKTEAMLLALKTGVLTLEELIE
- a CDS encoding sensor histidine kinase, coding for MNWLKAPFRWSLSKIFLLAVLLPAVAVVVTAGIGIYHHDKAMSRVMSSYVENLAESVASRVNAQDPRWDLPIPVIGLLRQLQIFEWGPSLPGWIAVVDVDGKVLLASPGAESTLKKLWIEGIPVGKAVQLADSDGDKYTVAVWPASSTFVVAAVGWSQLIGPMVQATRLWALLMAVIAVAAVTSGFLLWYWVVSPLKNLSDEISRLNWGCDIPKMPQTPSVVELEGLREVLCRLSAAAREKVELWNRYLQDVVRVQEGEKSRIARDLHDGPVQEITALIQRLKLASLDPPEAVEGHLRLAEDIGRDTVKQLRELCTQLSPPWLDLGLKHSLDELGDRLSRYLDISINVEVDEKVSDYPDMTLAFFRIAQEAIHNAVRHGGADIVDLVVQKDKGGTILSVKDNGSGFDFSGDLESYRCSGHRGLLNMNERINLIGGNMKIISSPGNGCALMFLVSDR
- a CDS encoding MBL fold metallo-hydrolase; the protein is MRLKILGAAGEVTGSNYMLEVGSKRVLIDCGLHQGRDEEARNREPFHFDPTSVDAVILTHAHIDHTGRVPLLVKQGFKGRILATLPTVELTEVLWRDSARLMREEAEWKTKKNFRKGLPEVLPLFEDEDVTTALNFLSPATYDDKVDVVPGLTVRFRDAGHIMGSSILEIWLTEGEQNVKIVFSGDLGPQKTVMERNPAAITGADYVVIESTYGDREHKTNEESREEFQSLMGEILPGKGKVFIPTFVVDRAQRVMYELMLLQDQGLAADLPIYFDSPMGVKATKIYEEHLDLCSSEIQEYRHSGRHPFSPDRLKYVSGVEESQAINDVDNGIVLAGSGMCNGGRIVHHLKHGIWNPENHVVFVGYQAVGTLGRRLVDGQKKLRIAGEDVTVRAQLHTINGFSAHADRRDLLTWADNFSKSAPTFLVTHGEPKAANSLAGALKEAGFQAIVPAVDQEFELTSSEKERVSRIIVSSPQRDVASYVDLARVLDEISLSVNRLSDSAPKITNVEQALPLLKSAKILLDTVTNQAKY